A window of the Planctomycetia bacterium genome harbors these coding sequences:
- a CDS encoding redoxin domain-containing protein yields the protein MKKILSLALGLMLANLAIGAEAADLKAGDPAPDFSLVGSDGKTYNLADFKDKSAVVVAWYPKAFTGGCTAECKNMKAEGAKIRNFNVAYFTASVDDVKKNTDFANSLDLDYPILSDPSKKTATDYGILNDKGFSNRVTFYIGADGKLLYIDKGVKTGSHGADIAAKLAELGVPKK from the coding sequence ATGAAGAAGATCCTCTCGCTTGCGTTGGGTTTGATGTTGGCGAATCTCGCCATCGGAGCCGAAGCCGCTGACTTGAAGGCCGGCGATCCGGCTCCCGACTTCTCGCTCGTCGGCAGCGACGGCAAGACCTACAACCTCGCCGATTTCAAAGATAAGTCGGCCGTCGTCGTAGCTTGGTATCCGAAAGCATTCACCGGTGGTTGCACCGCCGAGTGCAAGAACATGAAGGCCGAAGGAGCTAAGATCCGCAACTTCAACGTCGCCTACTTCACCGCGAGCGTCGACGACGTGAAGAAGAATACCGATTTTGCGAATTCGCTCGATCTCGACTACCCGATCTTGAGCGATCCCTCGAAGAAGACCGCCACCGACTACGGAATTCTCAACGACAAGGGTTTCTCGAACCGCGTGACGTTCTACATCGGTGCCGACGGCAAGCTCCTCTACATCGACAAGGGTGTGAAGACGGGTTCCCACGGTGCCGACATCGCCGCCAAGCTTGCCGAACTCGGCGTGCCGAAGAAGTAA
- the ligA gene encoding NAD-dependent DNA ligase LigA: MTKSPAAEIEQLRQEIREHDRRYYVDAAPTVSDLEYDRLLERLKELEAAHPELATTDSPTQRLGDAPVSELMPVEHRVTMMSIDNTYSLEELRAYALRTAKHLPDEKIEWVVELKIDGVAISLRYDNGKLAYAATRGNGRVGDDITHNVPAIQGCSQRLRGKNIPEVLEVRGEVYMTNADLVRLNEVQASRGEEPFKNSRNVASGAVRLLDPKIAAERHLRFFCHGIGEVVGLRATTHMEFLAEIEKYGLPATPLVRLCPTFDEAIAYCEETIEQLHTLEFEIDGLVLKVNDFEQRRRLGATSKSPRWAVAYKFEKYEAVTKLNGIRVQVGKTGTITPVADLAPVELAGTTVSRASLHNAEEIERKDIRIGDFVVVEKAGKVIPHIVRVEKHLRETELPAFPFPEVCPECGTPVVKDEGGVYIRCPNFACPAQIKERLRHFAGRNAMDIEGLGDKLVDKLVNAGIVRSYGDLYRLTPEKLIGDGFKEKSASSLLSQIEASKKRGLARLLNAIAIRHVGARTAVILAEHFGSIEAMAKATAEQLEEINEVGPTVAASVFDFLHREEGTKLIADLREAGVDMTAEKRVAANTEGKLAGKTLVVTGTLTKYKRDEIEGLITSHGGKASSSVSKKTDYLVAGAEAGSKLEKAQKLGVRVLTEEEFDALLAQDDRSAQE, from the coding sequence ATGACGAAATCGCCCGCTGCGGAAATCGAGCAGCTTCGCCAAGAGATTCGCGAGCATGATCGGCGCTACTACGTCGACGCCGCGCCGACGGTCTCCGATCTGGAATACGATCGGCTGCTCGAGCGCTTGAAGGAACTCGAAGCCGCGCATCCGGAACTCGCGACGACCGATAGCCCGACGCAACGACTCGGCGATGCGCCGGTATCGGAGCTCATGCCGGTCGAACATCGCGTGACGATGATGTCGATCGACAACACCTATAGTCTGGAAGAGCTGCGCGCTTATGCCTTGCGCACCGCGAAGCACCTGCCCGACGAGAAGATCGAATGGGTCGTCGAGTTGAAGATCGACGGCGTGGCGATTTCGCTGCGCTACGATAACGGCAAGCTGGCTTATGCTGCGACGCGCGGCAATGGGCGTGTCGGCGACGACATCACGCACAACGTGCCGGCGATCCAGGGATGCTCGCAACGGCTGCGCGGTAAGAACATTCCCGAAGTGCTCGAAGTGCGCGGCGAGGTCTACATGACCAACGCCGATCTCGTGCGGCTGAACGAAGTGCAAGCGAGCCGCGGCGAAGAACCGTTTAAGAACTCGCGCAACGTGGCGTCGGGCGCCGTGCGGCTACTCGATCCGAAAATCGCGGCCGAGCGTCACTTGCGATTCTTTTGCCACGGCATCGGCGAAGTCGTCGGGCTCCGCGCAACGACGCACATGGAATTTCTCGCCGAAATCGAAAAGTATGGACTCCCGGCGACCCCGCTAGTTCGCCTTTGCCCCACGTTCGATGAAGCCATCGCATACTGCGAAGAGACGATCGAGCAATTGCACACGTTGGAATTCGAGATCGATGGGCTCGTGCTCAAGGTGAACGACTTCGAGCAGCGTCGTCGCCTGGGTGCGACGAGCAAAAGCCCTCGCTGGGCCGTGGCGTATAAGTTCGAGAAGTACGAAGCGGTGACGAAGCTCAACGGGATCCGTGTGCAAGTCGGGAAGACCGGCACGATCACCCCGGTTGCCGACCTAGCTCCGGTCGAGCTCGCCGGCACGACCGTGAGCCGGGCAAGCTTGCATAACGCCGAAGAAATCGAACGCAAAGATATTCGGATCGGCGATTTCGTCGTCGTCGAAAAAGCCGGCAAAGTGATCCCGCATATCGTGCGAGTCGAGAAGCATCTTCGCGAGACGGAACTGCCGGCGTTTCCGTTTCCGGAAGTCTGCCCGGAGTGTGGCACGCCGGTCGTGAAAGACGAAGGGGGTGTATATATCCGCTGCCCGAACTTCGCGTGTCCTGCCCAAATCAAAGAACGACTACGCCATTTCGCGGGTCGCAACGCGATGGACATCGAAGGGCTTGGAGATAAGCTCGTCGATAAGCTCGTGAACGCCGGCATCGTTCGATCGTACGGCGACCTCTATCGGCTGACGCCCGAGAAGTTGATCGGCGACGGCTTCAAAGAGAAGAGCGCGAGTTCGTTATTGTCGCAAATCGAAGCGAGCAAGAAGCGGGGCTTGGCGCGATTGCTGAACGCGATCGCGATTCGGCACGTCGGCGCGCGCACGGCAGTGATTTTGGCCGAGCACTTCGGGTCGATCGAAGCGATGGCGAAGGCGACCGCCGAGCAACTTGAGGAGATCAACGAAGTCGGCCCGACGGTCGCGGCTAGCGTGTTCGATTTCCTGCATCGCGAAGAAGGGACGAAGCTCATCGCCGACTTGCGCGAGGCCGGCGTCGACATGACGGCCGAGAAGCGCGTAGCCGCCAACACCGAGGGAAAGCTCGCCGGGAAGACGCTCGTCGTCACCGGCACGCTCACGAAATACAAACGCGACGAGATCGAAGGGCTGATCACGTCGCACGGCGGCAAGGCATCGTCGAGCGTGTCGAAGAAGACCGATTATCTCGTCGCCGGAGCTGAGGCGGGGAGCAAGCTCGAAAAGGCGCAGAAGCTCGGAGTACGAGTGCTGACCGAAGAAGAGTTCGACGCACTGCTCGCGCAAGACGATAGGTCTGCGCAAGAATAA
- the dnaB gene encoding replicative DNA helicase, with product MATQDRDRFPARRDSAPQRPAAELLERAPPHSLEAEKGVLGSLLLDPRMCDEVAMVLRTEEFYSPGHRKLYEIMMEMHNAGKQIDITLLLDRLKSQGDLEVLGGMSFLMDIAESVPTAANAVWYGEIVRDKAIVRELIHASTEILRDAYDQSMDPRELLAQAEAKVFGILEEKATGDVKGMADILHETMLRIDDRISRGGGIGGISTGLTDLDNQTGGLHDSELIILAARPSMGKTALAANIAENIAMGESKQPVLFVSLEMSRLELAERMLCSRGRINGHNLRNGMLSSGDRKKLIEASSDLSQAPIFIDDSPSRTMTEIAATARRLKRRDGLRLIVIDYLQLIEPDSSKDPRQEQVSKIARRLKGMARELKVPVLCLSQLNRQAEASKDNRPKLSHLRESGAIEQDADVVMFVHREEYYVSNEDEKAKVAGKADLIVAKQRNGPIGDVKVKWEGQYTKFVNLAKEEYSFD from the coding sequence GAGTTGCTGGAGCGCGCTCCGCCGCATAGCTTGGAAGCGGAAAAAGGGGTACTCGGCAGCCTGTTGCTCGATCCGCGCATGTGCGACGAGGTCGCGATGGTCTTGCGAACCGAGGAGTTTTATTCTCCCGGGCATCGCAAGCTCTACGAAATCATGATGGAGATGCACAATGCGGGGAAGCAGATCGACATCACGCTCTTGCTCGATCGGCTGAAGTCGCAAGGCGATCTCGAAGTTCTCGGCGGCATGTCGTTTCTGATGGACATCGCCGAAAGCGTGCCGACGGCGGCCAATGCCGTTTGGTACGGTGAAATCGTCCGCGATAAGGCGATCGTCCGCGAGTTGATTCACGCCTCGACCGAGATCCTGCGCGACGCCTACGATCAATCGATGGATCCCCGCGAGTTGCTCGCGCAGGCCGAAGCCAAGGTGTTCGGCATCTTGGAAGAGAAGGCGACCGGCGACGTGAAGGGGATGGCCGACATTCTGCATGAAACGATGCTCCGGATCGACGACCGGATCAGTCGCGGCGGCGGCATCGGCGGCATCTCGACCGGCCTGACCGATCTCGATAATCAAACCGGCGGCCTACACGACTCGGAGCTCATCATTCTCGCGGCTCGTCCCAGTATGGGCAAAACGGCGCTCGCGGCGAACATCGCCGAAAACATCGCGATGGGCGAGAGCAAGCAGCCGGTGTTGTTCGTCAGCTTGGAAATGTCGCGGCTCGAGTTGGCCGAGCGTATGCTCTGCTCGCGCGGCCGCATCAACGGTCACAATCTCCGCAATGGCATGCTTTCGTCCGGCGATCGGAAGAAGCTGATCGAAGCTTCGAGCGATCTCAGCCAAGCGCCGATCTTCATCGACGACTCCCCGAGCCGGACGATGACCGAAATCGCCGCGACGGCCCGTCGCTTGAAGCGTCGCGATGGGTTGCGATTGATCGTGATCGATTATTTGCAGCTGATCGAGCCGGATAGCTCGAAAGATCCGCGACAAGAACAAGTCTCGAAGATCGCCCGCCGCCTCAAGGGAATGGCGCGCGAGTTGAAAGTCCCGGTCCTCTGCCTCAGTCAGTTAAACCGGCAGGCGGAAGCCTCGAAAGACAACCGCCCCAAGCTCAGCCACTTACGGGAGTCGGGTGCCATCGAGCAAGACGCCGACGTCGTGATGTTCGTGCATCGCGAAGAGTACTACGTGTCGAACGAAGACGAGAAAGCCAAAGTCGCAGGCAAGGCCGATCTAATCGTCGCCAAACAACGCAACGGCCCGATCGGCGACGTGAAGGTGAAATGGGAAGGGCAGTACACGAAGTTCGTCAACTTGGCGAAAGAAGAATACTCGTTCGACTAA
- a CDS encoding cupin domain-containing protein — MKVTPYEAVKSVEVTMPGSHDCRVRWLVDEQDGAPNFAMRQFEVAPGGYTPKHSHPYEHEVFVLEGQGEIYEGDVAQPLRPGTVVFVAPDEVHQFKNNGSSTLKFLCFVPNSHRNLPVTMAAECARPAAT, encoded by the coding sequence ATGAAAGTTACGCCGTACGAAGCCGTCAAATCGGTCGAAGTGACGATGCCCGGCTCGCACGATTGCCGCGTCCGGTGGCTCGTCGACGAGCAGGACGGCGCGCCGAATTTTGCGATGCGGCAGTTCGAGGTCGCCCCCGGCGGCTACACGCCGAAGCACAGCCATCCGTATGAACATGAAGTGTTCGTGCTGGAAGGCCAAGGCGAGATCTACGAAGGGGATGTAGCGCAACCGCTCCGGCCGGGCACGGTCGTGTTCGTCGCGCCGGACGAGGTGCATCAATTCAAGAACAACGGCTCCTCGACCCTGAAGTTTCTCTGCTTCGTCCCGAATAGCCACCGCAATCTACCCGTGACGATGGCCGCCGAATGCGCGCGGCCCGCTGCGACATGA
- a CDS encoding sugar-binding protein → MTHASTFRRLLLAACAAMTIGCNRSSDDKVRVAFVTNNPHEFWTYAERGCEKGAKDFGVEVLFRRPPQGSPAEQQEIVEKLVLMGVKGIAVSPCDAKNQTVFYDKIAEQIPLVTQDSDLPVGSKRVCYLGTDNYGAGKAAGKMIKETMPDGGKVVVLVGSLDAQNAQERRQGVLDELADAKDAQGPTLGKYELVNTYTDDGKQDVCKTKVDNVLVSYLSDSKNDPARLCFVGLWAYNPPAALEAAKSAGVAGKVKIVGFDEHEQTLAGIQSGAVHGTVVQSPFEFGYEAARILAGLAKGDKSVLPSGGVKFIPHQVVKQPDVAAFQAKLKQLLGK, encoded by the coding sequence ATGACGCACGCTTCGACGTTCCGTCGCCTTCTGCTTGCCGCATGCGCGGCCATGACTATCGGTTGCAATAGGTCGAGCGACGACAAAGTGCGCGTCGCTTTCGTGACGAACAACCCACATGAGTTTTGGACGTATGCGGAACGAGGCTGCGAAAAAGGTGCGAAGGATTTCGGCGTCGAGGTTTTGTTTCGTCGTCCGCCGCAAGGGAGCCCGGCCGAGCAGCAAGAGATCGTCGAGAAGTTGGTGCTGATGGGAGTGAAGGGGATTGCGGTGAGTCCTTGCGATGCGAAAAATCAGACCGTGTTCTATGACAAGATCGCCGAGCAAATTCCGCTCGTAACGCAAGACAGCGATCTTCCGGTCGGTAGCAAGCGCGTCTGCTATCTCGGCACCGATAATTACGGCGCAGGCAAAGCCGCCGGAAAAATGATCAAGGAAACGATGCCCGATGGCGGCAAGGTCGTGGTCTTGGTCGGCAGCCTCGACGCGCAGAATGCGCAAGAGCGCCGGCAGGGAGTGCTCGATGAATTGGCGGACGCGAAAGATGCGCAAGGCCCGACGCTCGGCAAATACGAATTGGTGAATACCTACACCGACGACGGCAAGCAAGACGTCTGCAAAACGAAGGTCGACAACGTCCTCGTCAGCTACCTGAGCGATTCGAAAAACGATCCGGCACGGCTCTGCTTCGTCGGCCTGTGGGCCTACAATCCGCCGGCGGCGCTCGAAGCGGCCAAGTCGGCCGGGGTTGCCGGTAAGGTGAAGATCGTCGGCTTCGACGAGCATGAGCAGACACTTGCGGGCATTCAGTCCGGCGCAGTCCACGGCACCGTGGTGCAATCGCCGTTTGAGTTCGGCTACGAAGCAGCGCGTATTCTCGCCGGGCTCGCGAAGGGGGATAAGTCCGTGCTCCCGTCGGGCGGCGTTAAGTTCATTCCGCATCAAGTCGTGAAACAGCCGGACGTCGCGGCGTTTCAAGCCAAGCTGAAGCAACTGCTCGGGAAGTAG
- the uvrA gene encoding excinuclease ABC subunit UvrA, which produces MIQLRKVEVHNLKGIDLDLPRGKLIVFCGLSGSGKSSLAFDTLYAEGQRRYIESFSAYTRQFLERLEKPQAERIEGLPPSIAVAAKNSSRSTRSTVGTVTEANDYLRLLFARIGRLFCHGCGREVLRDSPQSVADALAKLPVGRRFMIAVPHALEADEQLPERLAAMREDGFARLLLRGRMVNLSQDFQPTAEDLSENSFDVVIDRLRTGEATTQRVRDSLETAFAAGDGRCVLYVEESLATGAVDDAAPHIDAATALGGHSTLVDGAAWRRIGYVNRLACEECGITYPEPEPRLFSFNSPLGACPECEGFGNVIDIDMDLVVPDGQKSLREGAVAPWNSPAYEHELKELLALAKDYHLPVDVPFKKLTPEQMRIIVEGVPERKFGGLKGFFAWLEKKKYKMHIRVFLSRWRSYRECPSCRGARLRPDALAWRIGGANIAEILARKTSVAAAFLRELKLSDYDAAVGRTMLEQVQTRLGYLEQVGLGYLTLDRTIRTLSGGEMQRVTLTSTLGSGLVNMLYVLDEPSAGLHPQDTDRLVEAVKRLRDRGNSVVVVEHEEGMIRAADQVVEIGPGAGRNGGKVVFQGTPDVMQATVGNMTGDFLAGRRGASVPALRRKPEHGWVRLTNAHGNNLKNLTVEFPLGVLCVVTGVSGSGKSTLVQDTLYPALCRRMHIEADRPAPFDDVLGDGQLDDVVLVDQSPIGRSPRSNPVTYVKAFDEIRAVFADTPEAKTRNYTAGYFSFNVSGGRCERCEGDGYLEVDMQFLADVFMKCPECRGKRYRKEILDVTFRNASIADVLEMTIREAFTFFRGSAKVQARLKKLMDVGLDYLQLGQPANTLSGGESQRLKLAGYMAAARKGRALFILDEPTSGLHFADVVQLMDCFDALLAVGHSLIVVEHNMTIIKGADYIIDLGPGASDEGGRIVAKGSPEHVARVPESATGRVLAKILAKEAKAAAEREKSA; this is translated from the coding sequence ATGATTCAACTCCGCAAAGTCGAAGTGCACAACCTTAAGGGGATCGATCTCGATCTCCCGCGCGGAAAGCTCATCGTATTTTGCGGCTTGAGCGGCAGCGGCAAGAGCAGTCTCGCCTTCGACACGCTCTACGCCGAAGGACAGCGACGCTACATCGAAAGCTTTTCGGCCTACACGCGGCAATTTCTCGAACGCTTGGAAAAACCGCAAGCGGAACGGATCGAAGGTCTCCCCCCTTCGATCGCCGTGGCGGCGAAGAACTCGAGCCGATCGACTCGCTCGACCGTCGGCACGGTGACGGAAGCGAACGATTATTTGCGACTCTTGTTCGCGCGGATCGGCCGGCTCTTTTGTCACGGTTGCGGGCGGGAAGTCTTACGCGATAGTCCGCAAAGCGTGGCCGATGCCTTAGCGAAGCTTCCGGTCGGTCGGCGGTTCATGATCGCCGTGCCGCACGCACTCGAGGCCGACGAACAATTGCCGGAGCGGCTGGCGGCGATGCGCGAAGACGGTTTCGCGCGGCTTCTCTTGCGCGGGCGCATGGTCAACCTGAGCCAAGACTTTCAGCCGACCGCCGAGGATCTCTCGGAAAACTCGTTCGACGTCGTGATCGATCGTTTACGCACCGGCGAAGCGACCACGCAGCGCGTTCGCGACTCGCTCGAAACGGCCTTCGCCGCCGGCGATGGAAGATGCGTGCTCTACGTGGAGGAATCGCTCGCTACCGGCGCCGTGGACGACGCTGCTCCGCACATCGATGCTGCTACCGCTTTGGGTGGGCACTCTACTTTGGTCGACGGTGCCGCTTGGCGGCGAATCGGTTATGTGAATCGCTTAGCTTGCGAAGAATGCGGCATCACGTATCCCGAGCCTGAGCCGCGGCTGTTTAGTTTTAATAGCCCGCTTGGTGCTTGTCCGGAGTGCGAAGGGTTCGGCAACGTCATCGATATCGACATGGATCTCGTCGTTCCGGACGGGCAGAAGAGTTTGCGCGAAGGAGCCGTCGCGCCGTGGAATTCGCCGGCCTATGAGCATGAATTGAAAGAGCTTCTCGCGCTCGCGAAAGATTATCATCTGCCGGTCGACGTGCCGTTCAAGAAGCTCACGCCGGAGCAAATGCGGATCATCGTCGAAGGGGTGCCCGAGCGCAAGTTCGGCGGCTTGAAGGGGTTCTTCGCCTGGCTGGAGAAAAAGAAGTATAAGATGCACATTCGCGTCTTTCTCAGCCGCTGGCGAAGTTACCGCGAGTGCCCGAGTTGCCGCGGAGCAAGGCTTCGGCCCGACGCGCTGGCCTGGCGCATCGGCGGCGCGAACATCGCCGAGATTCTCGCGCGCAAGACCTCGGTCGCGGCGGCGTTTCTGCGCGAGTTGAAGCTGAGCGACTACGATGCGGCCGTCGGGCGAACCATGCTCGAGCAAGTGCAAACCCGTCTCGGTTATTTAGAGCAGGTCGGTCTCGGCTATCTCACGCTCGATCGCACGATTCGCACCTTGAGCGGCGGCGAAATGCAACGGGTCACGCTCACGTCGACGCTCGGCTCGGGCCTCGTCAACATGCTCTACGTGCTCGACGAACCTTCGGCCGGCCTCCACCCGCAAGACACCGATCGCTTAGTCGAAGCGGTGAAGCGCTTGCGCGATCGGGGCAACTCGGTCGTCGTCGTCGAACACGAAGAGGGGATGATTCGAGCGGCCGATCAGGTTGTCGAGATCGGCCCCGGCGCCGGTCGCAACGGCGGCAAAGTCGTGTTTCAAGGGACGCCCGATGTGATGCAGGCGACGGTCGGCAATATGACCGGCGACTTCTTGGCCGGTCGGCGCGGCGCTTCCGTTCCTGCGCTGCGGCGTAAGCCCGAGCATGGCTGGGTTCGGCTCACGAACGCACACGGCAACAATCTGAAGAACCTCACGGTCGAGTTTCCGCTCGGCGTGTTGTGTGTCGTGACCGGCGTGAGCGGTTCGGGCAAAAGCACGCTCGTGCAAGACACGCTCTACCCTGCTCTTTGCCGACGCATGCATATCGAAGCGGATCGGCCCGCTCCGTTCGACGACGTCTTAGGCGATGGTCAACTCGATGACGTCGTGTTGGTCGATCAAAGCCCGATCGGTCGTTCGCCTCGCTCGAATCCCGTCACTTATGTGAAGGCATTCGACGAGATTAGGGCCGTCTTCGCCGACACGCCCGAAGCGAAGACGCGCAACTACACGGCCGGCTATTTCAGCTTCAACGTGAGCGGCGGGCGTTGCGAAAGGTGTGAGGGAGACGGCTATCTCGAAGTCGACATGCAGTTCCTTGCCGACGTATTCATGAAGTGCCCGGAGTGCCGAGGAAAGCGTTACCGCAAAGAGATTCTCGACGTCACGTTTCGAAATGCGTCGATCGCCGATGTGCTGGAGATGACGATTCGCGAGGCGTTCACGTTCTTCCGCGGCAGCGCGAAGGTGCAAGCTCGGCTCAAGAAATTGATGGATGTCGGTCTCGACTATTTGCAGCTCGGCCAGCCTGCCAACACGCTCAGCGGCGGTGAGTCGCAGCGGTTGAAGCTCGCCGGCTACATGGCCGCGGCGCGCAAAGGGCGAGCGCTGTTTATTCTCGACGAGCCGACCTCGGGTCTGCACTTCGCCGACGTCGTGCAGTTGATGGATTGCTTCGACGCGCTCTTGGCTGTCGGCCACTCGTTGATCGTCGTCGAGCACAACATGACGATCATCAAAGGGGCCGATTACATTATCGACCTCGGGCCCGGCGCGTCCGATGAAGGGGGCCGAATCGTGGCGAAGGGCTCGCCCGAGCATGTGGCGCGGGTGCCGGAATCGGCGACGGGGCGAGTGCTCGCGAAGATTTTGGCGAAGGAAGCGAAGGCGGCGGCCGAGCGAGAAAAATCGGCGTAG
- a CDS encoding ThiF family adenylyltransferase: MSEELDPAFARYARQIRYAPLGEEAQQRLRSSRALVCGVGALGSVIADTLARAGVGKLRIVDRDFVELNNLQRQMLFDERDVAAHIPKAIAAAEKLRAINSEVDIEPIVADIDPSNILQLCEGVDVILDGTDNFETRFLMNDAALKLGIPWIYGGAIGAEGRTMTILPGETPCLRCVMAEPPPPGTSPTCDTAGIVGPIIHVVGAIQAMEALKILSGRREAVQRGLLVIDLWNNTTRSIGLAAFAAAVDCGGCKRRDFPWLDAEQGTRSAVLCGRNAVQIGSARQQPVALEALGEKLATVGKVVRNPFLLRAVIDGYVLTVFPDGRAIIGGTDDITEARSVYARYIGA, from the coding sequence ATGAGCGAAGAACTTGATCCCGCATTCGCGCGCTACGCCCGCCAGATTCGCTACGCCCCGCTCGGCGAAGAGGCTCAGCAGCGGTTGCGCTCGAGTCGCGCGCTGGTCTGCGGCGTCGGAGCGCTCGGTTCGGTCATCGCCGATACGCTGGCCCGAGCCGGCGTCGGCAAGCTGCGGATCGTCGATCGAGACTTCGTTGAACTCAATAACTTGCAGCGGCAAATGTTGTTCGACGAGCGCGACGTCGCGGCGCATATACCGAAGGCGATCGCTGCGGCCGAAAAACTACGCGCTATCAATTCCGAGGTCGATATCGAGCCGATCGTTGCCGATATCGATCCGTCGAATATCTTGCAACTCTGCGAAGGGGTCGATGTCATTCTCGACGGCACCGACAACTTCGAGACCCGATTCTTGATGAACGATGCCGCGCTCAAGCTCGGCATCCCGTGGATCTACGGGGGCGCGATCGGTGCCGAAGGACGCACGATGACGATCTTGCCCGGCGAGACGCCGTGCCTTCGTTGCGTGATGGCCGAGCCGCCCCCTCCCGGCACATCGCCGACGTGTGATACGGCCGGCATCGTCGGGCCGATCATTCACGTCGTCGGGGCGATTCAAGCGATGGAAGCGCTCAAGATTCTCTCCGGCCGACGGGAAGCAGTGCAACGTGGGCTGCTGGTGATCGATCTCTGGAACAACACCACGCGCTCGATCGGGCTCGCGGCGTTCGCCGCAGCGGTCGATTGCGGCGGCTGCAAACGGCGCGACTTCCCTTGGCTCGACGCCGAGCAAGGAACGCGCTCGGCCGTGCTGTGCGGTCGCAATGCCGTGCAGATCGGCAGCGCGCGGCAACAACCGGTCGCGCTCGAAGCGCTCGGCGAAAAACTGGCGACGGTCGGCAAGGTCGTGCGGAATCCGTTTCTGCTCCGGGCCGTGATCGACGGCTATGTGCTGACGGTGTTTCCCGACGGTCGGGCCATCATCGGCGGCACCGACGACATCACCGAAGCGCGGTCCGTTTACGCAAGATACATCGGTGCTTAA
- a CDS encoding sugar ABC transporter ATP-binding protein, with the protein MSNLLEAKAIGKRFPGVHALDGVSLAVAPGEIVCVVGENGAGKSTLMKIFAGVQMPDEGTLALDGREVELRSVDEAQRAGIALIHQELNLAETLDIASNIFLGREPRFGGPLGLIGSRIYRDAETYMRRLGLECSLRTRTSDLSLGQRQLVEIARALSLKSRYIIFDEPTSSLTERESARLFEIVRSLKSEGVGVLYISHRLKEVQELADRVVVLRDGRNAGELRRGEVTHQALVERMVGRELKQFFHRSQHAGGKGSEPLVEVRNMRWRAEQEQGISFDIRPGEILGLAGLMGAGRTELAETLFGLRRRVGGELKIGGKPIEAQSPQEAIAAGVFLVPEDRRLQGLVIDFPIRENIGLPSLARLSRVGFVDRKAERTLAESMREKLAIRTSSVDKAVGLLSGGNQQKVVLAKWLARGPKLLILDEPTRGVDVGAKAEIYALMDQLAAQGVAVLMISSDLEEILGVSDRVLVMHEERLAGELERSKLSEQAVMHLATGREATG; encoded by the coding sequence GTGTCGAACTTGCTGGAAGCCAAGGCCATCGGTAAGCGTTTTCCCGGCGTGCATGCCCTCGACGGCGTGAGCCTCGCGGTTGCGCCGGGAGAGATCGTTTGCGTCGTCGGGGAAAACGGCGCCGGCAAATCGACGTTGATGAAAATCTTCGCCGGCGTGCAGATGCCCGACGAAGGAACACTCGCGCTGGATGGCCGCGAGGTCGAGTTGCGCTCGGTCGATGAAGCGCAGCGAGCCGGGATTGCGCTGATTCATCAAGAGCTGAATCTCGCGGAGACGCTCGACATCGCGAGCAATATCTTCCTCGGCCGCGAGCCTCGTTTCGGCGGCCCGTTGGGGTTGATCGGCTCGCGCATTTATCGCGACGCCGAAACGTATATGCGCCGGCTCGGGCTCGAATGCTCTTTGCGAACTCGCACCTCGGATCTTTCGCTCGGGCAGCGGCAACTCGTCGAAATCGCACGGGCCCTGAGTCTGAAATCGCGCTACATCATCTTCGACGAACCGACCTCGAGCTTGACGGAGCGCGAATCGGCGCGGCTCTTCGAGATTGTCCGATCGCTCAAGAGTGAAGGGGTCGGAGTGCTCTACATCTCGCATCGGTTGAAGGAAGTGCAAGAGCTGGCCGACCGGGTTGTCGTGCTGCGCGATGGCCGCAACGCCGGAGAACTGCGCCGAGGCGAAGTCACGCATCAAGCGCTGGTCGAACGGATGGTCGGCCGCGAATTGAAGCAATTCTTTCATCGCTCGCAACATGCCGGCGGTAAGGGGAGCGAGCCGCTGGTCGAAGTGCGAAACATGCGTTGGCGAGCGGAACAGGAGCAAGGAATCTCGTTCGACATTCGGCCGGGTGAGATCCTCGGCCTAGCCGGCCTGATGGGGGCGGGACGAACGGAACTGGCTGAAACTCTGTTCGGTTTGCGTCGGCGCGTCGGCGGCGAGCTTAAAATCGGCGGCAAACCGATCGAAGCGCAGTCGCCGCAGGAGGCGATCGCCGCGGGAGTGTTTTTGGTGCCGGAAGATCGACGCCTGCAAGGGCTCGTGATCGATTTTCCGATTCGTGAGAACATCGGTTTACCTTCCCTCGCTCGATTGAGCCGGGTGGGGTTCGTCGATCGCAAGGCGGAGCGAACCCTGGCGGAGTCGATGCGCGAGAAGCTGGCGATCAGGACTTCGAGCGTCGATAAAGCGGTCGGGCTATTAAGCGGCGGCAATCAACAGAAAGTCGTGCTTGCGAAATGGCTGGCGCGAGGGCCGAAGCTCTTGATCCTCGATGAGCCGACGCGCGGGGTCGATGTCGGCGCGAAGGCCGAGATCTATGCGCTGATGGATCAACTCGCTGCGCAGGGCGTGGCGGTGTTGATGATTTCGAGTGATCTGGAAGAAATACTCGGCGTCAGCGATCGAGTCTTGGTGATGCACGAAGAGCGGCTGGCGGGCGAGCTCGAACGCTCGAAGCTTTCGGAGCAAGCCGTCATGCACTTGGCTACCGGTAGAGAGGCTACGGGATGA